One Punica granatum isolate Tunisia-2019 chromosome 3, ASM765513v2, whole genome shotgun sequence genomic window carries:
- the LOC116200637 gene encoding subtilisin-like protease SBT4.6, with the protein MAKDGLFRLSCILSVVLLSINDIACSAQDEERKVYIAYLGSITAESSGTYSLASHQLSLLEEVVGGESSASTSASTSLIRSYQRSFNGFAAKLTEKEAQKLARKEEVLSVFRSPTFHVQTTRSWDFIGLPETAKREPTIEGRTIIGVLDTGAYPDLESFSDQGFGPPPEKWKGSCKGGANFTCNNKLIGARYYVSTEDSAIDGSGHGTHTASTAAGNAVERASLFGLANGTARGGVPSSRIAVYKVCDSQGNCQGDGILAAFDDAIADGVDIITASLGEQAIPFDKDPLAIGAFHAMAKGVLVTLSAGNSGPDAGTVGAVAPWVLTVASNSLDREFMTKLVLGDGTLLTGNTVNPFPSSWSKSALLYGKQVSSTCSEASARFLENNGWAKFYSIRDLTHTICRCNCRACEEGCLDMQKVLGKIVICEWLGTDAVSKAAVYNASGIILKQPLSKTYPLPTVVLDGPSFEMLVSYHSSAKNPQARLLKSETIPNPAPPTVDTISSRGPSMITPDIMKPDVSAPGVNILAAFPPNVPPTMFGGEGDHRSVKFNLLSGTSMSCPHAAGAAAYVKTFHPDWSPSAIKSALMTTASKLQDTITNKDPSGREFSYGSGQINPVKAVDPGLVYEITKDDYVNLLCSLGYDIRSIDSNSTCPRGAKNITEAELNYPSLIFRAPDSKPFKLALNRTATNVGFPNSTYKAEVVNSSNAINITVVPEVLSFKSVSEKKTFTVEITGSGLKSGTQLSEEFAWYDSVHSVRSPIIVYAE; encoded by the exons ATGGCGAAGGACGGATTATTCCGGCTTTCTTGCATTCTCTCCGTCGTGCTTCTATCGATCAACGATATAGCATGCAGTGCCCAGGACGAGGAGAGGAAG GTCTATATTGCGTACCTGGGTTCCATTACGGCTGAATCGTCGGGAACTTATTCCCTGGCTTCTCATCAACTTAGTTTGTTGGAAGAAGTTGTGGGGGGGGAGAG CTCCGCTTCCACTTCCGCTTCCACTTCACTCATCAGAAGCTACCAGAGGAGTTTCAATGGTTTTGCCGCAAAACTCACCGAAAAGGAGGCGCAGAAGCTAGCTA GAAAGGAGGAGGTACTGTCGGTGTTTCGGAGCCCAACTTTTCATGTCCAGACCACGAGATCCTGGGACTTCATCGGATTGCCTGAGACAGCAAAGCGGGAACCAACCATAGAGGGCAGAACTATCATTGGAGTTCTCGACACCGGGGCTTACCCTGATTTGGAATCATTCAGTGACCAAGGCTTCGGGCCCCCTCCTGAGAAATGGAAGGGATCATGCAAGGGCGGCGCTAACTTCACTTGCAACAA CAAGCTCATTGGGGCGCGTTATTATGTATCTACTGAGGATTCTGCTATTGATGGCTCAGGCCATGGGACCCACACTGCCTCGACAGCTGCCGGCAATGCAGTAGAAAGGGCTAGCTTGTTTGGACTAGCTAATGGAACAGCTCGAGGAGGGGTTCCATCCTCCAGGATCGCCGTCTACAAGGTATGTGATTCACAGGGTAACTGCCAAGGAGATGGAATTTTGGCGGCATTTGATGATGCGATCGCAGATGGAGTGGACATAATCACGGCTTCTCTAGGGGAGCAAGCTATTCCTTTTGACAAAGATCCTCTTGCCATTGGAGCCTTCCATGCAATGGCAAAGGGCGTCCTGGTGACTCTATCTGCTGGAAACAGTGGGCCTGATGCGGGAACAGTGGGTGCCGTCGCCCCTTGGGTCCTCACCGTAGCATCTAACTCGTTAGACAGGGAGTTCATGACCAAACTTGTCCTGGGGGATGGAACTCTTCTAACT GGCAATACAGTAAATCCGTTTCCATCGAGTTGGAGTAAATCTGCTCTTTTATACGGGAAACAGGTTTCCAGCACTTGCAGTGAAGCCTCTGCTAG ATTCTTGGAAAACAATGGCTGGGCCAAGTTCTATTCAATTCGAGATCTAACCCATACTATATGCCGCTGCAATTGCAGAGCCTGCGAGGAAGGCTGTTTAGACATGCAGAAAGTTCTCGggaaaatcgtgatctgcgaaTGGTTGGGCACGGACGCAGTTTCCAAGGCTGCAGTTTACAATGCTAGTGGGATCATCCTGAAGCAACCGCTATCTAAAACTTACCCACTTCCAACCGTGGTTCTAGATGGACCCAGCTTTGAGATGCTCGTGTCCTACCACAGTTCCGCAAA GAATCCTCAAGCACGATTGTTAAAGAGCGAAACCATTCCAAATCCTGCCCCCCCTACCGTCGATACCATCTCTTCCCGGGGACCAAGTATGATCACCCCTGACATAATGAAG CCAGATGTAAGTGCCCCTGGCGTAAATATTTTGGCTGCATTTCCTCCAAATGTGCCGCCAACCATGTTTGGCGGGGAAGGGGATCATAGGAGTGTGAAGTTCAATTTACTTTCGGGAACCTCAATGTCTTGTCCCCATGCTGCCGGTGCAGCAGCATACGTTAAAACATTTCATCCCGATTGGTCTCCTTCCGCCATTAAGTCCGCTCTAATGACAACCG CTTCGAAACTACAGGATACTATTACCAATAAAGACCCCTCAGGACGTGAATTTTCTTATGGTTCAGGACAAATCAATCCCGTTAAGGCCGTTGATCCAGGCCTAGTTTATGAAATCACGAAGGATGACTATGTAAACTTACTGTGCAGCTTGGGCTATGATATAAGAAGCATAGATAGCAACAGCACTTGCCCCAGGGGAGCCAAGAACATCACAGAGGCAGAGCTCAACTACCCTTCTCTTATTTTCAGAGCGCCAGACTCGAAGCCCTTCAAGTTGGCGCTCAACAGGACCGCCACAAATGTCGGGTTTCCGAACTCAACCTATAAGGCGGAAGTTGTTAACTCCTCCAACGCCATTAACATAACTGTGGTCCCGGAGGTCCTTTCCTTCAAATCCGTCTCCGAGAAGAAGACTTTCACTGTCGAGATTACTGGGAGTGGGTTAAAATCAGGTACACAGTTGTCGGAAGAGTTTGCGTGGTACGACAGCGTGCACAGTGTTAGGAGCCCAATCATTGTGTACGCAGAATAA
- the LOC116198961 gene encoding serine/threonine-protein phosphatase PP1 isozyme 2: MAKQGQPGIEPGALDEIIQRLLGFRNSRACKQVQLTENEIRQLCLTSREIFLSQPNLLELEAPIKICGDIHGQYSDLLRLFEYGGFPPNANYLFLGDYVDRGKQSLETICLLLAYKIKYPENFFLLRGNHECASINRIYGFYDECKRRFNVRLWRTFTDCFNCLPVAALIDDKILCMHGGLSPDLMDLDQIRNLTRPTDVPDAGLLCDLLWSDPDREVKGWGMNDRGVSYTFGPDKVSEFLAKHDMDLVCRAHQVVEDGYEFFADRQLVTIFSAPNYCGEFDNAGAMMSVDESLMCSFQILKPADKKGRFT; the protein is encoded by the exons ATGGCGAAGCAAGGGCAGCCGGGGATAGAGCCGGGGGCACTGGACGAGATAATACAGAGGCTTTTGGGGTTCCGGAACAGCAGGGCCTGCAAGCAGGTCCAGCTCACGGAGAACGAGATCCGTCAACTCTGCTTGACCTCCCGGGAGATCTTCCTCTCGCAGCCCAACCTTCTCGAGCTCGAAGCCCCCATCAAGATCTGCG GTGACATTCACGGGCAATATTCAGATCTTTTGAGGCTTTTCGAATATGGAGGTTTTCCACCGAATGCaaactatttatttttaggaGACTACGTGGACCGTGGCAAGCAAAGTTTGGAGACTATATGCCTTCTGCTAgcttacaaaataaaataccctGAGAATTTCTTCCTTCTGAGAGGAAATCATGAATGCGCATCAATTAACCGTATTTATGGATTTTATGATGAATGTAAACGGCGCTTCAATGTTAGGCTCTGGAGAACTTTCACTGATTGTTTCAACTGCCTACCTGTGGCTGCCCTCATTGATGACAAAATATTGTGCATGCACGGCGGCCTTTCTCCAGATTTGATGGACTTGGATCAAATAAGGAACTTGACTCGTCCAACTGATGTACCAGATGCGGGTTTGCTATGTGATTTACTCTGGTCAGATCCTGATAGGGAGGTTAAAGGCTGGGGAATGAATGACCGGGGAGTGTCTTACACCTTTGGTCCTGATAAGGTGTCAGAATTTTTAGCAAAGCATGACATGGATCTCGTTTGTCGGGCCCATCAG GTTGTCGAAGATGGGTATGAGTTCTTCGCTGACAGACAACTCGTGACTATATTCTCTGCCCCCAATTATTGTGGTGAATTTGACAATGCCGGTGCAATGATGAGCGTTGATGAAAGCTTGATGTGCTCGTTCCAAATCCTCAAACCAGCAGATAAGAAAGGAAGGTTCACGTGA